A single Arcobacter sp. LA11 DNA region contains:
- a CDS encoding VacJ family lipoprotein yields the protein MKNLIIFLFIIITFNACSVTSHYKVTENLEFEYVNEKDRKTYELFGKERAIKEIQKDSLTSNDEFEDDFSDEFKDAKESMDPLEPYNRVMTSFNDFMYINFLTPVAKGYAEVVPEEARVGISNFLHNITFPIRFVNNILQFKINYAAEELGRFAVNSTVGILGFMDPAKESFNLEKREEDFGQTLGYYGVGEGFHIVLPIYGPSNLRDVIGSVGDNYINPLTDVSSIKYKIPDRPEKTLGITVFSTLNRTSLNLGKYENLKKDAIDDLYPFLKDIYTQNREKLIKE from the coding sequence ATGAAAAATCTAATTATTTTTCTATTTATCATAATTACTTTTAATGCATGTTCTGTTACATCACATTATAAAGTTACTGAAAATTTAGAATTTGAATATGTAAATGAAAAAGATAGAAAAACATACGAACTTTTTGGTAAAGAACGAGCGATAAAAGAGATTCAAAAAGATTCACTTACTAGCAATGATGAATTTGAAGATGATTTTTCTGATGAATTTAAAGATGCAAAAGAATCAATGGATCCCCTTGAACCTTATAATAGAGTTATGACTTCATTTAATGATTTCATGTATATAAATTTTTTAACTCCTGTTGCTAAAGGCTATGCTGAAGTAGTTCCAGAAGAAGCACGAGTTGGAATATCTAATTTTTTACATAATATAACTTTTCCTATACGATTTGTAAATAACATATTACAATTTAAAATTAATTATGCAGCAGAAGAGTTAGGAAGATTTGCTGTTAACTCTACAGTTGGTATTCTAGGTTTTATGGATCCAGCAAAAGAGAGCTTTAATTTAGAAAAAAGAGAAGAAGATTTTGGACAAACTCTAGGATATTATGGAGTTGGAGAAGGTTTTCATATTGTTCTTCCAATATATGGACCATCTAACCTTAGAGATGTTATTGGTTCAGTTGGAGATAACTATATAAACCCATTAACAGATGTAAGTTCTATTAAGTATAAGATTCCAGATAGACCTGAAAAAACTTTAGGGATTACTGTATTTAGTACATTAAATAGAACATCTTTAAATTTAGGGAAATATGAAAACTTAAAAAAAGATGCGATAGATGATTTATATCCATTTTTAAAAGATATATATACACAAAACAGAGAAAAACTAATTAAGGAATAA
- a CDS encoding ABC transporter substrate-binding protein, with the protein MIRKLILPFILLFATCSFAMTKANIEIEMTNKIDKVLIVLKDSNLSKDEKANEIISIMNAAFDYTLMSRLSLGRTWKKISKEQRIEFIKIFTQMLKDSYVDKLDLYTDELVKIIGTEEPKRNRLILKTQLVGKDAKHDINYKFYKVKNAVDTWLIYDVDLIGVSIIKTYQAQFKGFLKDKTFQELLTHLKTKK; encoded by the coding sequence GTGATCAGAAAATTAATTTTACCTTTCATTTTATTATTTGCAACCTGTAGTTTTGCAATGACAAAAGCAAATATAGAAATAGAAATGACTAATAAAATTGATAAGGTTTTAATAGTACTAAAAGATTCAAATCTATCAAAAGATGAAAAAGCAAATGAAATTATTTCGATTATGAACGCTGCTTTTGATTATACATTAATGTCAAGATTATCTTTAGGTAGAACTTGGAAAAAAATTTCAAAAGAACAAAGAATTGAATTTATTAAAATTTTCACTCAAATGCTGAAAGATTCTTATGTTGATAAACTTGATTTATATACAGATGAGCTAGTAAAAATAATAGGTACAGAAGAACCTAAAAGAAATAGACTTATTTTAAAAACACAATTAGTTGGAAAAGATGCTAAACATGATATCAATTATAAGTTTTACAAAGTTAAAAATGCTGTAGATACTTGGTTAATATATGATGTGGACTTAATAGGTGTTAGTATTATAAAAACATACCAAGCACAATTCAAAGGGTTCTTAAAAGATAAAACTTTTCAAGAATTGTTAACACATTTAAAAACAAAAAAATAA
- a CDS encoding RND family transporter has protein sequence MIKKFYDLYVLKHPIKVLIFLLLGISFLAFYSTKLEIDASAETLLLDDDKDLQFTRTISKRYYNPNFLLVTYKPNGDLLSEKSLNKIKNISDELLKLEKIESITSILNVPLLQSPVQELTQLVNNIKTLSSKDIDKTLVKKEFLESEIYKNNLVSLDFTTTALLLNLKNDDKYIELLEKRNSLLSKKRENKITKEEIKELQKTIIEFKNHRDIQRVKDHENIEAIRTILSKYQNKNSSLFLGGVNMIADDIVGFVKNDLLIYGSTLVLLLILILWIIFRQTIWIILPIIICTLSVVSTAGTLGLFGWEVTVISSNFIALQLIITISIVLHLVVRYRELSAKYTKSSQYKLVINTILSKLNPSFFAIITTIAGFGSLVLSGIQPVKNLGWMMSTGIAISLLIAFIVFPAILIMLKRVNATNESKFKLGIISGSTHLVEKRGPSIIIGSILLVIFSLTGASKLIVENSFINYFKKSTEIYKGMEVIDEHLGGTTPLDVILTFNSNEEPTVEVKEEINKEEIEDDFDSFDEEYEEETNDAQYWFSEDKMKAITKVHDYLNTLPEVGKVQSLATLLKIGKLLNKGEDLDGFKLALLYNKLPIEYKQIILDPYINIEHNQARISIRIVDSNPNLRRNDLINKINKELDTVINDSSIEHRLSNLMILYNNMLQSLFDSQIKTLGFVVAILFIMFLILFKSLKIAIIAILANIVPISIIFGIMGWFNIPLDIMTITIAAISIGIGVDDTIHYIHRFYEEYKKDHNYLNAMKRSHESIGYAMTYTSLVVIVGFSILVLSNLIPTIYFGVLTVVVMITILASALLLLPRLLILFKPYGSKVKSHV, from the coding sequence ATGATAAAAAAGTTTTATGACTTATATGTTCTAAAACACCCAATAAAAGTACTTATTTTTCTTTTATTGGGTATCTCTTTTCTAGCTTTTTATTCTACAAAACTAGAAATTGATGCTTCTGCTGAAACACTTCTACTTGATGACGATAAAGATTTACAATTTACAAGAACAATTAGTAAAAGATACTATAACCCAAACTTTTTATTAGTTACTTATAAACCAAATGGTGATTTATTATCTGAAAAGTCATTAAATAAGATAAAAAATATAAGTGATGAATTATTAAAACTTGAAAAAATAGAATCTATTACCTCAATACTAAATGTTCCTTTACTTCAATCTCCTGTACAAGAATTAACTCAGCTTGTAAATAATATAAAAACATTAAGTAGTAAAGACATTGATAAAACTCTTGTAAAAAAGGAGTTCCTAGAATCAGAAATTTATAAAAATAACTTAGTTAGTTTAGATTTCACAACTACTGCACTTCTTTTAAATTTAAAAAATGATGATAAATATATAGAATTACTTGAAAAAAGAAACTCTTTATTATCAAAAAAAAGAGAAAATAAAATTACAAAAGAAGAAATAAAAGAACTTCAAAAAACTATAATAGAATTTAAAAACCATAGAGATATACAAAGAGTTAAAGACCATGAAAATATAGAAGCAATTAGAACTATTTTATCTAAATATCAAAATAAAAACTCTTCACTATTTTTAGGTGGAGTAAATATGATTGCAGATGATATAGTTGGTTTTGTAAAAAATGACCTTCTAATTTATGGTTCAACTTTAGTTTTACTTTTGATTCTTATTTTATGGATTATTTTTAGACAAACAATATGGATAATTCTTCCTATAATAATTTGTACCTTATCTGTTGTATCAACGGCAGGAACATTAGGTTTATTTGGTTGGGAAGTTACTGTAATATCATCAAACTTTATTGCTTTGCAGTTAATTATTACTATTTCAATAGTTTTACACCTTGTTGTAAGATATAGAGAATTAAGTGCAAAATATACAAAATCTAGTCAATATAAACTTGTAATAAATACTATTCTTTCAAAATTAAATCCATCATTTTTTGCAATAATTACGACTATTGCAGGCTTTGGTTCACTTGTTCTTTCTGGAATTCAGCCTGTTAAAAATTTAGGCTGGATGATGAGCACAGGAATTGCAATATCTTTACTAATTGCATTTATTGTTTTTCCAGCTATTCTAATAATGCTAAAAAGAGTAAATGCAACAAATGAATCTAAATTTAAATTAGGAATAATAAGTGGATCAACTCATTTAGTTGAAAAAAGAGGACCGTCTATTATCATAGGTTCAATTTTACTAGTAATATTTAGTTTAACTGGGGCATCAAAATTAATTGTAGAAAATAGCTTTATTAACTACTTTAAAAAAAGTACAGAAATATATAAAGGAATGGAAGTTATAGATGAACATTTAGGAGGAACTACTCCTTTAGATGTTATTTTAACTTTTAATTCTAATGAAGAGCCTACTGTTGAAGTAAAAGAAGAAATAAATAAAGAAGAAATAGAAGACGATTTTGATTCATTTGATGAGGAATATGAAGAAGAAACAAATGATGCACAATATTGGTTCTCTGAAGACAAAATGAAAGCTATTACAAAAGTGCATGATTATTTAAATACTCTTCCTGAAGTTGGAAAAGTACAATCACTTGCAACACTTTTAAAAATAGGTAAGCTTTTAAATAAAGGGGAAGATTTAGATGGATTTAAATTAGCACTTTTATATAATAAACTTCCTATAGAATACAAACAAATTATTTTAGATCCATATATAAATATAGAACATAATCAAGCAAGAATAAGTATTAGAATAGTAGATTCAAATCCAAATCTAAGAAGAAATGATTTAATAAATAAGATAAACAAAGAACTTGATACTGTTATAAATGATAGTTCAATTGAACATAGACTTTCTAACTTAATGATTTTATACAATAATATGCTTCAATCTTTATTTGACTCTCAAATTAAAACTTTGGGATTTGTAGTTGCCATCTTATTTATTATGTTTTTAATACTCTTTAAATCACTTAAAATAGCTATCATTGCAATTTTAGCTAACATAGTTCCTATATCAATTATATTTGGTATTATGGGTTGGTTTAACATCCCTCTTGATATTATGACAATTACTATTGCTGCTATATCTATTGGAATTGGAGTGGATGATACTATTCACTATATCCATAGATTTTATGAAGAGTATAAAAAAGACCATAATTATTTAAATGCAATGAAAAGATCACATGAAAGTATTGGATATGCAATGACATATACTTCATTAGTAGTTATTGTTGGATTCTCTATTTTAGTTTTATCAAACTTAATTCCTACAATATATTTTGGTGTTTTAACAGTAGTTGTAATGATAACAATCTTAGCTTCTGCTTTACTTTTATTGCCAAGATTATTGATATTATTTAAGCCTTATGGGTCTAAAGTAAAATCACATGTTTGA
- a CDS encoding CPXCG motif-containing cysteine-rich protein translates to MFEKHLQCPYCRQAITILLDTGVEGFTNVVDDCEVCCRPIDIDYCVEEGEVTAFSYNAIEGNEF, encoded by the coding sequence ATGTTTGAAAAACATCTTCAATGTCCTTACTGTAGACAAGCTATAACTATTTTACTTGATACAGGAGTAGAAGGTTTTACAAATGTTGTCGATGACTGCGAAGTTTGTTGTAGACCTATTGATATAGATTATTGTGTTGAAGAAGGAGAAGTAACTGCTTTCTCATATAATGCAATAGAAGGTAATGAGTTTTAA
- a CDS encoding TIGR00730 family Rossman fold protein has product MNIAIYCGSSFGNEKIYEEKAKEIINYLSKKNVSIVYGGSKSGLMGTISNEAIKLNMQIHGVIPKDLANKEILNNNISNIYYVNDIRERKAKMEELSDAFIAIPGGYGTLEEISEVFTSIQIGSHNKPCALYNQNGYYNKLIGFLENCVIEGFIKQEHLDAIIISDDISFIYNSFLKYKAPKSKWELS; this is encoded by the coding sequence ATGAATATAGCTATTTATTGTGGTTCTTCATTTGGAAATGAAAAAATCTATGAAGAAAAAGCAAAAGAAATAATCAACTATTTATCTAAAAAAAATGTTTCAATAGTTTATGGAGGAAGTAAATCCGGACTTATGGGAACAATTTCAAATGAAGCTATAAAATTAAATATGCAAATTCATGGTGTAATTCCAAAAGACTTAGCAAATAAAGAGATATTAAACAATAATATTTCAAATATTTACTATGTGAATGATATAAGAGAAAGAAAAGCAAAAATGGAAGAACTTTCTGATGCTTTTATAGCAATTCCAGGGGGATATGGAACACTAGAAGAAATAAGTGAAGTTTTTACTTCTATACAAATAGGAAGTCATAATAAACCATGTGCTTTATATAATCAAAATGGATACTATAATAAACTTATTGGTTTTCTAGAAAACTGCGTAATAGAAGGTTTCATAAAGCAAGAACATTTAGATGCAATTATAATAAGTGATGATATAAGTTTTATTTATAACTCTTTTTTAAAATATAAAGCTCCAAAAAGTAAATGGGAACTCTCTTAA
- a CDS encoding ModE family transcriptional regulator, giving the protein MKKLDKIQTDLLLTNLDEDGKLSCLKAFKVARLIGMKPKDMDEITKSMNIKITNCELGVFGKLKFSELDDNIYDKLSRNFAHEKKIDCEVAFYTARDKGMSLRKVGSAINNSDIKVTHCQLGCFYDEEFEKYDDA; this is encoded by the coding sequence ATGAAAAAACTTGATAAGATTCAAACAGATTTATTACTTACAAATTTAGATGAAGATGGAAAATTATCTTGTTTAAAAGCTTTTAAAGTTGCTCGTCTTATTGGTATGAAACCAAAAGATATGGATGAAATAACTAAATCTATGAATATCAAAATAACTAATTGTGAACTTGGAGTATTTGGAAAATTAAAATTTTCAGAACTTGATGATAATATTTATGACAAATTATCTAGAAACTTTGCACATGAGAAAAAAATTGATTGTGAAGTAGCATTTTATACTGCAAGGGATAAAGGTATGAGCCTTAGAAAAGTAGGTTCTGCAATTAACAACTCTGACATTAAAGTAACACATTGTCAACTTGGATGCTTCTATGATGAAGAATTTGAGAAATACGATGATGCCTAA
- a CDS encoding HAD family phosphatase: MKKYILFDNDGVLVETEKWYFEANVKALNELNIKLDEDVYMEIMARGGTAWEVAQKQGIKKEIIDAQRFKRDIYYQEFLQTKDIEIDGVKDILSQLSNKYKMAIITTSRRVDFDLIHKNRGIVDFMDFTLCVEEYKRAKPYPDPYLAGLKKFNAKKEETIIVEDSQRGLTSAYNAGIECVIVKNEFTKSHDFSKANYFIDSLKELKTLL; encoded by the coding sequence TTGAAAAAATATATTCTTTTTGATAATGATGGAGTATTAGTAGAAACTGAGAAATGGTACTTCGAAGCAAATGTAAAAGCACTAAATGAATTAAATATAAAACTTGATGAAGACGTTTACATGGAAATTATGGCAAGAGGTGGAACAGCATGGGAAGTTGCTCAAAAACAAGGTATAAAAAAAGAAATTATTGATGCCCAAAGATTTAAAAGAGATATATACTATCAAGAATTTTTACAAACTAAAGATATTGAAATAGATGGAGTAAAAGATATTTTATCACAACTTAGTAATAAATATAAAATGGCTATCATTACAACATCAAGAAGAGTCGATTTTGATTTAATTCATAAAAATAGAGGAATAGTAGATTTTATGGATTTTACTTTATGTGTAGAAGAATATAAAAGGGCTAAACCCTACCCTGACCCATATCTTGCAGGACTTAAAAAATTTAATGCAAAAAAAGAAGAAACAATAATAGTTGAAGATTCTCAAAGAGGTTTAACTTCTGCATATAATGCAGGCATAGAATGTGTAATAGTAAAAAATGAGTTTACTAAATCACATGATTTTTCAAAAGCAAATTATTTTATAGATAGTTTAAAAGAGTTAAAAACTCTTTTATAA
- a CDS encoding pyridoxal phosphate-dependent aminotransferase, which yields MRYEKMSSFIVMDIVRDALKYEDTIHFEIGQPDLTPSPKVKKRLKKALDDDKFSYTESLGLLELRKKIVKHYKKTYNVKIDDSQVLLTPGTSGAFLIAYTLTLKHKGKLGLSDPSYPCYKNFAHMFDIDPVFMNIDKSTDYQLNIEHLKNNDIDALQISSPSNPTGNIYNKKNLKELVNYCDDNGISFISDELYHGLVYEKEAHSALEFSKSVFVINGFSKYYCMPGLRLGWIIVPKHLSREAEIIAQNIFISAPTLSQYAALEAFDYEYLKSIKKTFKKRRNYLYKELDEIFEVDAKPDGAFYLWANVSKYTNDSFAFAKELLENIHIATTPGIDFGDNKTNQYLRFAYTRDIKHMKEGIKRLKKYLKKR from the coding sequence ATGAGATACGAAAAAATGAGCTCTTTTATTGTTATGGATATTGTAAGAGATGCTTTAAAATACGAAGATACGATACACTTTGAAATAGGACAACCTGATTTAACTCCAAGTCCAAAAGTGAAAAAAAGACTAAAAAAAGCTTTAGATGATGATAAGTTCTCTTATACAGAAAGTCTAGGACTTTTAGAGTTAAGAAAAAAGATTGTTAAACATTATAAAAAAACTTACAATGTTAAAATAGATGATTCACAAGTTTTATTAACACCAGGAACATCAGGTGCTTTTTTAATTGCATATACTTTGACTTTGAAACACAAAGGAAAGTTAGGATTAAGTGATCCCTCATACCCATGTTATAAAAACTTTGCTCATATGTTTGATATTGACCCTGTTTTTATGAATATTGATAAATCAACAGACTATCAGTTAAATATTGAACATTTAAAAAATAATGATATTGATGCCCTTCAAATATCTTCTCCTTCAAATCCAACAGGTAATATTTATAATAAAAAGAATTTAAAAGAGTTAGTTAATTATTGTGATGATAATGGTATCTCTTTTATATCAGATGAATTGTATCATGGTTTAGTATATGAAAAAGAGGCTCACTCTGCTTTAGAATTCTCAAAAAGTGTTTTTGTGATAAATGGTTTTTCAAAGTATTATTGTATGCCAGGACTTAGATTAGGATGGATTATTGTTCCAAAACATTTAAGCAGAGAAGCAGAAATTATTGCTCAAAATATTTTTATATCTGCACCAACACTTTCCCAATATGCAGCTTTAGAAGCTTTTGATTATGAGTATTTAAAAAGTATAAAAAAGACTTTTAAAAAGAGAAGAAATTATTTATATAAAGAGTTAGATGAAATTTTTGAAGTAGATGCAAAGCCAGATGGGGCTTTTTATTTATGGGCAAATGTATCAAAATATACAAATGATAGTTTTGCTTTTGCAAAAGAGTTATTAGAGAATATTCATATTGCTACTACACCAGGAATTGATTTTGGAGATAATAAAACAAATCAATATTTAAGATTTGCATATACAAGAGATATAAAGCATATGAAAGAGGGTATTAAAAGATTGAAAAAATATCTTAAGAAAAGATAG
- a CDS encoding ferritin family protein — protein MNVYEYAMKVEKEGEAYYREMAAAATNAGLKRIFTMLADEEVKHYNVFKNMMKKEDMDLEELDLITDTQTIFQTLNEEKDNVTFDADQIKFYKDAIAREEDSHDFYAEKAAELDNEKQKKIFLHVAKEEIKHKQILEEIVAFLEEPADWVASAEF, from the coding sequence ATGAATGTTTACGAATACGCTATGAAAGTTGAAAAAGAAGGAGAAGCATACTATAGAGAAATGGCAGCTGCTGCAACAAATGCAGGACTAAAAAGAATCTTTACTATGCTAGCTGATGAAGAAGTTAAACATTACAATGTTTTTAAAAATATGATGAAAAAAGAGGACATGGATTTAGAAGAATTAGACTTAATCACTGATACTCAAACAATTTTTCAAACACTTAATGAAGAAAAAGATAATGTAACTTTTGATGCTGACCAAATTAAATTTTACAAAGATGCAATTGCAAGAGAAGAAGACTCTCATGATTTTTATGCTGAAAAAGCAGCTGAACTAGATAATGAAAAACAAAAAAAGATTTTTCTACATGTTGCAAAAGAAGAAATCAAACATAAACAAATTCTTGAAGAAATTGTAGCATTTCTTGAAGAACCAGCTGACTGGGTTGCAAGCGCAGAATTTTAA
- a CDS encoding Rrf2 family transcriptional regulator yields MKLNTTSKYAIRILILIAKDSINKYNAKKISESLDIPYKYLTKLMTSLTKAGLITSQRGREGGFVLTKDSSEIFVSDILNAVNESIEKKECLLGVGLCTGTNKCGLHDDWQKPKNLLLKMFEKKSLKILTEQAIKF; encoded by the coding sequence TTGAAACTCAATACAACTTCTAAATATGCAATTAGAATATTGATATTAATTGCAAAAGATAGTATTAACAAATATAATGCAAAGAAAATATCTGAGAGCTTGGATATTCCATATAAATATTTAACTAAACTAATGACTTCTCTTACAAAAGCAGGATTAATTACATCACAAAGAGGACGAGAAGGTGGTTTTGTATTAACAAAAGATTCAAGTGAGATTTTTGTATCTGATATACTCAATGCCGTAAATGAAAGTATTGAAAAAAAAGAGTGCTTACTTGGCGTAGGCTTATGCACAGGTACCAATAAATGTGGATTACATGATGATTGGCAAAAACCAAAAAATCTTTTACTAAAAATGTTTGAAAAAAAATCACTAAAAATTTTAACAGAACAAGCAATCAAGTTTTAA
- a CDS encoding S24 family peptidase: MEKLDLITLEYKDIFDNNKDKKIEFSKDLLPKKYNLNSLFVVRVDGESMQPVINDRALVVADLSQKEIINDSIYLVYKENKMWIKKALILDGKTRFVSINSDYSHLIYDLKDIHVVAKVLLTFRTF; this comes from the coding sequence ATGGAAAAATTAGATTTAATTACTTTAGAGTATAAAGATATTTTTGACAATAATAAAGATAAGAAAATTGAGTTTTCAAAAGACTTATTACCCAAAAAATATAATCTAAATTCTTTATTTGTTGTAAGAGTTGATGGTGAGTCAATGCAACCTGTTATTAATGATAGAGCATTAGTTGTCGCTGATTTATCACAAAAAGAGATTATAAATGATTCTATATATTTAGTTTATAAAGAAAATAAAATGTGGATTAAAAAAGCTCTTATCTTAGATGGTAAAACAAGGTTTGTATCTATAAATAGTGATTATTCTCATTTAATTTATGATTTAAAAGATATCCATGTTGTGGCAAAAGTTTTATTAACTTTTAGAACTTTTTAA